A genome region from Microbacterium terricola includes the following:
- a CDS encoding acyltransferase: MEIGDDTLIAAHSVISSQSHDIDALAAGSLYRETAANARVVIGRNVWIASNVVIGPGVTVGDNAVIGAGSVVLKDVPPGTLVAGVPARAIRALQ; the protein is encoded by the coding sequence GTGGAGATCGGTGACGATACGTTGATTGCGGCGCATTCCGTCATTTCCTCGCAATCACACGACATCGACGCATTGGCGGCTGGCTCGCTTTATCGAGAAACAGCGGCGAACGCTCGCGTGGTGATTGGTCGGAACGTTTGGATTGCATCCAACGTTGTCATCGGCCCTGGGGTCACAGTTGGAGACAACGCAGTCATCGGCGCCGGCTCCGTTGTGCTCAAAGATGTCCCCCCCGGCACCCTGGTGGCAGGTGTACCTGCGCGGGCAATCCGTGCGCTTCAATGA
- a CDS encoding glycosyltransferase family 2 protein, with protein sequence MITTFNRVQTTLRGLDGLHSALTDVPEVVADVFLVDDGSTDGTGAAVARAYPAMHVILGSGSLYWNRGMCLAFAEARKAGPYDAYLLMNDDIQLSGDIRPFFEYFRRNRETLLAGAFTSEDHAHITYSGFNRPTRLRPLRLDTASLTGISTQVDTVNGNFVLVPGELMERLGGLDPVYTHALGDLDLGLRARDLGASVEVFSDPLGVCAKGPTLTERLAARPRRERWAQSFGPIFGIRPYAHFVWRHGTRVLFPFYMAKALLARLVYVLR encoded by the coding sequence TTGATCACAACCTTCAACCGCGTTCAGACGACGCTCCGGGGGCTGGATGGCCTCCACTCGGCGCTCACTGATGTACCGGAAGTGGTGGCCGACGTTTTTCTGGTCGACGACGGTTCGACCGACGGTACAGGAGCGGCAGTGGCGCGCGCCTACCCGGCGATGCACGTGATTCTTGGGAGCGGCTCGCTGTACTGGAATAGAGGAATGTGTCTCGCATTCGCCGAGGCAAGAAAAGCAGGCCCCTACGACGCCTACCTTCTAATGAATGACGACATTCAGTTGAGCGGCGACATCCGACCATTCTTCGAGTACTTCCGCCGCAATCGCGAGACGCTTCTGGCGGGGGCATTCACGTCCGAGGACCACGCTCACATTACGTACTCCGGATTCAATCGGCCAACTCGCCTGCGCCCATTACGTCTCGATACGGCATCTCTCACCGGCATTTCGACTCAGGTTGACACCGTCAACGGCAACTTTGTACTGGTCCCGGGGGAACTGATGGAACGGCTCGGTGGCCTCGACCCGGTGTACACGCATGCGCTCGGAGACCTCGATCTTGGTTTGCGTGCACGCGATCTCGGCGCCAGCGTCGAAGTCTTTTCCGATCCCCTTGGAGTCTGCGCCAAGGGCCCAACTCTGACCGAGCGACTCGCGGCCCGCCCGCGACGAGAACGCTGGGCGCAATCATTCGGCCCCATATTTGGAATCCGGCCGTATGCGCATTTCGTCTGGCGACACGGGACTCGAGTATTGTTTCCGTTCTACATGGCGAAGGCGCTGTTGGCCCGCCTCGTGTACGTCCTGAGGTAG
- a CDS encoding sugar transferase: MTHQNPVQEQATPVPGVIVTPGATGSPPTPVKPDRWRERYARRLWVSDLLVLVWVVFGAQIAWFGLGNAQVVMREDTRISDVSYWAFSIVLILLWMWALGLIDSRDYRVIGSGNTEYVRVTRASFTLFGAIAIVAFLARVDVARGFLVLSLPLGILVLVFERWLWRQWLVAQRSSGEYSARVLLVGSRESVSQIARELERNRSTGYKVVGACVPSGAVADVIEGTSVPIMGNVNAVERAITATRADTVAVTSTDDLPPYKVKQISWALEAGRQHLVLAPSILDVAGPRIHTRPVNGLPLIHVETPKFSRGQRVVKRTMDLTLAGIGGILISPFLLLLAFIVKVSSPGPVLYKQVRVGRSGREFEMLKFRSMVVNAESMLDDLRSQQDAGNEVLFKMTNDPRVTPVGRFMRRFSLDELPQIANVISGSMSLVGPRPPLPSEVEHYAEHVHRRFLAKPGITGLWQVSGRSALSWDESVRLDLSYVENWSLVADFVILLRTARAALAPHGTAH; encoded by the coding sequence ATGACGCACCAGAACCCAGTCCAAGAGCAGGCGACGCCCGTCCCGGGCGTCATCGTGACGCCCGGCGCGACCGGTTCGCCCCCCACCCCCGTGAAGCCTGACCGCTGGCGCGAGCGGTACGCCCGCCGGCTATGGGTCAGCGATCTGCTCGTGCTCGTCTGGGTGGTGTTCGGCGCTCAGATCGCGTGGTTCGGGCTCGGCAACGCCCAGGTCGTTATGCGCGAAGACACGCGCATCTCGGACGTCTCGTATTGGGCCTTCTCGATCGTCCTGATCCTGCTCTGGATGTGGGCGCTCGGTCTTATCGATTCCCGTGATTATCGGGTGATCGGTTCGGGAAACACCGAGTACGTTCGGGTCACGCGGGCAAGCTTCACACTCTTCGGCGCCATCGCGATCGTCGCGTTCCTCGCCCGAGTCGATGTCGCGCGCGGCTTCCTCGTCCTCAGCCTCCCCCTCGGCATTCTCGTGCTCGTCTTCGAGCGGTGGCTCTGGCGTCAGTGGCTCGTCGCCCAGCGGTCGTCTGGAGAGTATTCGGCGCGGGTCCTCCTGGTCGGCTCTCGCGAGTCGGTGAGCCAGATCGCTCGCGAACTGGAACGGAACCGCAGCACGGGGTACAAGGTGGTGGGTGCCTGTGTGCCCTCCGGGGCTGTCGCCGACGTGATCGAGGGCACCAGCGTCCCGATCATGGGCAACGTCAACGCCGTGGAGAGGGCGATCACGGCAACACGCGCCGACACCGTCGCTGTCACCAGCACGGACGACCTTCCCCCTTACAAGGTCAAGCAGATCTCGTGGGCACTCGAGGCCGGGCGCCAGCATCTCGTCCTGGCGCCCAGCATCCTCGACGTCGCCGGCCCCCGTATCCACACGCGGCCGGTCAACGGGCTGCCGCTTATTCATGTCGAGACGCCGAAGTTCAGTCGTGGTCAGCGAGTGGTCAAGCGGACTATGGATCTCACCCTCGCGGGCATCGGCGGAATCCTGATCAGCCCGTTCTTGCTGCTCCTTGCCTTCATCGTGAAGGTCTCGAGCCCAGGGCCGGTGCTCTACAAGCAGGTGCGGGTGGGTCGCAGCGGTCGCGAGTTCGAGATGCTCAAGTTCCGCTCGATGGTCGTGAACGCAGAGTCGATGCTCGACGATTTGCGCTCCCAACAGGATGCAGGCAACGAAGTCCTCTTCAAGATGACCAATGATCCGCGTGTGACGCCAGTGGGCCGGTTCATGCGCCGCTTCAGCCTCGACGAGCTGCCGCAGATCGCCAACGTGATCTCCGGCTCGATGTCCCTCGTCGGCCCTCGTCCACCCCTGCCTTCTGAAGTCGAGCACTACGCGGAGCACGTCCATCGGCGTTTCCTGGCGAAGCCGGGGATCACGGGGCTCTGGCAGGTGAGCGGCCGCTCAGCGCTGTCATGGGATGAGTCGGTTCGACTCGACCTTTCGTACGTCGAGAACTGGTCACTGGTCGCCGACTTCGTCATCCTGCTCCGCACTGCGCGAGCCGCATTGGCACCTCACGGCACGGCGCACTAG
- a CDS encoding polysaccharide biosynthesis tyrosine autokinase — protein sequence MELSDYIRILRKNWVIILVVTLLGLGASAAYSLTRTPIYESSSTVFVSTQTSGSVAELQQGSSFTQARINTYVGLVTTPIVMNPVIAELGLGTTASELAESVTASAALNTTLITITVSDPDPVLAADIANALAASLTDTVEAIEPTSDNGISPVKLSRVKDAQPALAPSSPNVPLNLALGGLIGLALGIGIAVLRTVLDTRVRNGRDVEQVTKAPLIGAIAFDPKAKERPLIVHADPLSPRAESFRALRTNLQFLDMGGRSSFVITSSVPSEGKSTTTINLAIALADAGKRVALLDCDLRKPKVAEYLGIEGGAGLTDVLIGRARVGDVMLPWGGRSLYVLPAGKIPPNPSELLGSKQMQTLLDVLERDFDMVLCDAPPLLPVTDGAILARATSGAILAVSAGRTTRHQLTGAVDALATVGAKLAGIALTMVPTRGPDSYYGGYGYGGYGGYGYIQKETAQKAASGRKRKAPVATPPVAPTLEQLGFRTNRPTSGAE from the coding sequence ATGGAGCTCAGCGATTACATCCGCATCCTGCGCAAGAACTGGGTGATCATCCTCGTGGTGACTCTCCTGGGTCTCGGAGCCTCTGCGGCGTACTCTCTCACCCGCACGCCGATCTACGAATCGTCGAGCACGGTGTTCGTCTCGACTCAGACGAGCGGCTCGGTCGCCGAGCTGCAGCAGGGCTCGAGCTTCACCCAGGCACGCATCAACACGTATGTCGGGCTGGTGACCACGCCCATCGTGATGAACCCGGTGATCGCCGAGCTCGGCCTCGGCACCACCGCGAGCGAGCTGGCCGAGTCGGTCACCGCGTCGGCCGCGCTCAACACGACGCTCATCACGATCACGGTGTCCGACCCCGACCCGGTGCTCGCGGCCGACATCGCGAACGCGCTGGCGGCGAGTCTCACCGACACCGTCGAGGCAATCGAGCCGACCAGCGACAACGGCATCAGCCCGGTCAAGCTGTCGCGGGTGAAGGACGCGCAGCCGGCGCTCGCGCCCTCCAGCCCCAACGTGCCGCTCAACCTCGCGCTCGGCGGTCTCATCGGCCTCGCGCTCGGCATCGGCATCGCGGTGCTGCGCACCGTGCTCGACACCCGCGTGCGCAACGGCCGCGACGTCGAGCAGGTCACCAAGGCGCCGCTCATCGGCGCGATCGCGTTCGACCCGAAGGCCAAAGAGCGCCCGCTCATCGTGCACGCCGATCCGCTCAGCCCGCGTGCCGAGTCGTTCCGCGCGCTGCGCACGAACCTGCAGTTCCTCGACATGGGCGGCCGGTCGAGCTTCGTGATCACGAGCTCGGTCCCGAGCGAGGGCAAGTCGACCACGACCATCAACCTGGCGATCGCGCTGGCCGACGCGGGCAAGCGCGTCGCCCTGCTCGACTGCGATCTGCGCAAGCCCAAGGTGGCCGAGTACCTCGGCATCGAGGGCGGCGCCGGTCTCACCGACGTGCTGATCGGCCGTGCGCGCGTGGGCGACGTGATGCTGCCGTGGGGCGGCCGCAGCCTGTACGTGCTGCCCGCGGGCAAGATCCCGCCGAACCCGAGCGAGCTGCTCGGCTCGAAGCAGATGCAGACGCTGCTCGACGTGCTCGAGCGCGACTTCGACATGGTGCTGTGCGACGCTCCCCCGCTTCTTCCCGTGACGGATGGCGCGATCCTCGCCCGTGCGACCAGTGGCGCCATCCTGGCGGTCTCGGCCGGCCGCACCACCCGTCACCAGCTGACCGGTGCGGTTGACGCACTCGCGACGGTGGGCGCGAAGCTCGCCGGCATCGCGCTCACGATGGTGCCCACCCGCGGCCCGGATTCGTACTACGGCGGCTACGGCTACGGCGGGTACGGCGGCTACGGGTACATCCAGAAGGAGACCGCGCAGAAGGCCGCGTCCGGCCGCAAGCGCAAGGCGCCGGTCGCGACGCCGCCCGTAGCGCCCACGCTCGAGCAACTGGGCTTCCGCACGAACCGCCCCACCTCCGGCGCCGAGTAA
- a CDS encoding low molecular weight phosphatase family protein, whose product MLEILTVCTGNICRSPLAAVILRARLADLGVDVRSAGTRGLPSAPMTPEAVDLALARGIDPAETGAHLSRYLTEAHLSTPDLILAMTREHRRAIAELAPSRLRSTFTIREFARLSRATSDDEIVAAARPHDTDEERVRAASALLAGKRGLVEPAADPADDDVIDPYGRSWKTYQVSASQLDPALDEVVRVVRLAVAANPAVAD is encoded by the coding sequence GTGCTCGAGATCCTGACCGTCTGCACCGGCAACATCTGCCGGTCGCCGCTGGCCGCGGTCATCCTGCGTGCGCGCCTGGCCGACCTCGGCGTCGACGTCCGGAGCGCGGGAACCCGGGGGCTCCCGTCGGCCCCGATGACTCCGGAGGCTGTCGATCTCGCGCTCGCCCGCGGCATCGATCCCGCCGAGACCGGAGCGCACCTCTCCCGGTACCTGACCGAGGCGCACCTCTCCACCCCCGACCTGATCCTCGCGATGACGCGCGAGCACCGCCGCGCCATCGCCGAGCTCGCGCCGTCGCGGCTGCGGTCGACCTTCACGATCCGCGAGTTCGCGCGGCTCTCGCGCGCGACCAGCGACGACGAGATCGTCGCCGCTGCCCGCCCGCACGACACCGACGAAGAACGGGTGCGCGCAGCATCCGCTCTCCTGGCGGGCAAGCGCGGCCTCGTCGAGCCGGCCGCCGACCCGGCGGACGACGACGTGATCGACCCGTACGGCCGTTCGTGGAAGACGTATCAGGTGTCGGCATCGCAGCTGGATCCGGCGCTCGATGAGGTCGTGCGCGTGGTGCGCCTGGCCGTGGCGGCCAACCCCGCTGTGGCAGACTGA
- a CDS encoding CPBP family intramembrane glutamic endopeptidase — MRGWRELLIAWALFSLGAGVLAGFTIRWLWPAASWSSLASTLALWIGMLVPIVMAFSRSRPVGLLRLRPLDLLYGVALGVFLRLFQGWVATMADGGAPFPTFATMDGALPSSWFWREALPAGVIAPVIEEFFFRAVILVAMYTVLRRGFGKMTAGLAAALVSTALFVVLHTVSGTLGIDAVVSLGAVGLTCAALVLLTGRIWAAVIVHVVYNSMYLLLGLVGTFAG, encoded by the coding sequence GTGCGCGGGTGGCGCGAGCTGCTGATCGCCTGGGCGCTGTTCAGCCTCGGAGCCGGAGTGCTCGCCGGGTTCACGATCCGCTGGCTGTGGCCGGCAGCATCCTGGTCGTCTCTGGCGAGCACGCTCGCCCTCTGGATCGGGATGCTGGTCCCCATCGTGATGGCGTTCAGCCGGTCGCGCCCGGTCGGCCTCCTGCGCCTGCGGCCGCTCGACCTTCTCTATGGCGTCGCGCTCGGCGTGTTCCTGCGCCTGTTCCAGGGATGGGTCGCGACGATGGCCGACGGCGGAGCGCCCTTCCCCACGTTCGCCACGATGGACGGCGCACTGCCGAGCTCGTGGTTCTGGCGCGAGGCCCTGCCCGCCGGCGTGATCGCCCCGGTGATCGAGGAGTTCTTCTTCCGCGCGGTGATCCTGGTGGCGATGTACACCGTGCTGCGACGCGGATTCGGCAAGATGACCGCCGGTCTCGCGGCGGCGCTGGTCTCCACCGCCCTCTTCGTCGTGCTGCACACCGTCAGCGGAACCCTCGGCATCGACGCGGTGGTCTCGCTGGGCGCCGTGGGCCTCACCTGCGCGGCGCTCGTGCTGCTCACCGGGCGCATCTGGGCCGCTGTCATCGTCCACGTCGTCTACAACTCGATGTATCTCCTGCTGGGCCTGGTCGGCACGTTCGCCGGATAG
- a CDS encoding CPBP family glutamic-type intramembrane protease, with protein MTAYSRPWVALGIAGSALVGVLLLVGGLEGVMASWGLAPLATVLIDLVIMTVPLLVAVIAAGVIAGGGEPRGPERVHDWVRAVGLRAWRGSDLLLGIAVALIARALVELIAPTSGSLGGGFAPTAPVVIAAVAAVVVSPVVEELFFRGLVQRALADGLGRAGRVAASAVAIAVSTGAFVLLHVLAGGAGLGVIAATLAVGIGCGVLTAVTGRLGGAIVAHVLFNAAGIALLIW; from the coding sequence GTGACCGCGTACTCACGACCCTGGGTCGCCCTCGGAATCGCCGGGTCGGCGCTCGTGGGCGTACTCCTCCTGGTCGGCGGCCTTGAGGGCGTCATGGCGTCGTGGGGCCTCGCTCCCCTGGCGACCGTGCTCATCGACCTCGTCATCATGACCGTGCCGCTGCTGGTCGCGGTCATCGCAGCCGGGGTCATCGCCGGCGGCGGCGAGCCCAGGGGACCGGAGCGCGTCCACGACTGGGTGCGCGCCGTCGGTCTGCGCGCCTGGCGCGGAAGCGACCTGCTGCTCGGCATCGCCGTCGCACTGATCGCGCGGGCGCTGGTCGAGCTCATCGCGCCCACGAGCGGGTCGCTCGGCGGCGGGTTTGCGCCGACGGCCCCTGTCGTGATCGCCGCCGTCGCGGCGGTCGTCGTCTCTCCGGTCGTCGAGGAGCTGTTCTTCCGCGGGCTCGTGCAGCGGGCGCTCGCGGACGGGCTGGGCCGGGCGGGGCGGGTGGCAGCATCCGCCGTCGCGATCGCGGTCTCGACCGGTGCATTCGTGCTCCTGCACGTGCTCGCCGGGGGAGCGGGCCTCGGCGTGATCGCCGCGACGCTGGCCGTCGGCATCGGCTGCGGGGTGCTCACCGCCGTCACCGGACGCCTCGGCGGAGCGATCGTCGCGCACGTCCTCTTCAACGCGGCCGGCATCGCGCTGCTCATCTGGTGA
- the rplM gene encoding 50S ribosomal protein L13, with translation MTRTYSPKAGEAQREWLIIDATDVVLGRLASHAAALLRGKHKATFANHLDSGDFVIIVNAGKVALTGQKLEQKKAYRHSGYPGGLKSVTYSEFLDKNPARAVEKAVRGMLPKNSLGRQQLTKLKVYAGAEHPHAAQQPKTYTLDQVAQ, from the coding sequence GTGACGCGCACTTACTCCCCCAAGGCTGGCGAAGCCCAGCGCGAGTGGCTCATCATCGACGCGACCGACGTCGTCCTGGGCCGTCTCGCCTCGCACGCGGCAGCACTCCTCCGCGGCAAGCACAAGGCCACCTTCGCGAACCACCTCGACAGCGGTGACTTCGTCATCATCGTCAACGCCGGCAAGGTCGCGCTGACGGGCCAGAAGCTCGAGCAGAAGAAGGCCTACCGCCACTCGGGTTACCCGGGCGGCCTCAAGTCGGTCACCTACTCCGAGTTCCTCGACAAGAACCCGGCTCGCGCCGTCGAGAAGGCCGTCCGCGGCATGCTCCCCAAGAACAGCCTGGGCCGCCAGCAGCTGACGAAGCTCAAGGTGTACGCCGGTGCCGAGCACCCGCACGCCGCGCAGCAGCCCAAGACGTACACCCTCGACCAGGTCGCCCAGTAA
- the rpsI gene encoding 30S ribosomal protein S9, translating into MANIEETAPQNYSTETPAAETAVAAERPVLSVPGAAVGRRKEAIARVRLVPGTGVITINGRTFEDYFPNKLHQQLVTDPFTILNLTGAYDVIARISGGGPSGQAGALRLGIARSLNGIDEENNRPTLKKAGFLSRDARIKERKKAGLKKARKAPQYSKR; encoded by the coding sequence GTGGCGAACATCGAAGAAACCGCTCCCCAGAACTACTCCACCGAGACCCCGGCCGCTGAGACCGCCGTGGCCGCCGAGCGCCCCGTGCTCTCGGTTCCCGGTGCAGCTGTCGGCCGCCGCAAGGAGGCGATCGCCCGCGTGCGCCTCGTCCCCGGCACCGGCGTCATCACCATCAACGGCCGCACGTTCGAGGACTACTTCCCGAACAAGCTGCACCAGCAGCTCGTGACCGACCCCTTCACCATCCTCAACCTGACCGGTGCGTACGACGTGATCGCGCGCATCTCGGGCGGTGGCCCCTCGGGCCAGGCCGGTGCACTGCGTCTGGGCATCGCCCGCTCGCTGAACGGCATCGACGAGGAGAACAACCGTCCGACCCTGAAGAAGGCCGGCTTCCTCTCGCGCGACGCGCGCATCAAGGAGCGCAAGAAGGCCGGTCTCAAGAAGGCCCGCAAGGCTCCTCAGTACTCGAAGCGCTAA
- the glmM gene encoding phosphoglucosamine mutase — protein sequence MALFGTDGVRGLANGSLTADLALTLAQATAVVLGQGRTAEARRAAGRRLTAVVARDPRISGHFLSAAVEAGLASSGVDVLDAGTIPTPAAAFLVADVDADFGVMISASHNPAPDNGIKIFARGGVKLPDVVEQRIEAALDRPKLQPTGGDVGRIRRFADAEDRYVVHLLGSLPHRLDGLHVVLDCANGAASGVSPETFKDAGAKVTVIGADPDGLNINDGVGSTHLDTLAATVVAVGADLGIAHDGDADRCLAVDASGTVVDGDQIMAILAIAMKSRGELVDDTLVATVMSNLGLHRAMDAAGIRLLQTAVGDRYVLEAMNEGGYSLGGEQSGHVIMSRFATTGDGVLTGLHLAAEMARRRKTLAELASVMTVYPQVLLNVPDVDRDRASTDEGVLAAVAAAEAALGDSGRVLLRPSGTEPVVRVMVEAVSSAEAQRVADELAAVVRERLAL from the coding sequence ATGGCGCTGTTCGGAACGGACGGTGTGCGGGGCCTCGCAAATGGCTCACTCACCGCCGATCTCGCGCTCACCCTGGCCCAGGCGACTGCTGTCGTCCTGGGCCAGGGCCGTACTGCGGAGGCTCGTCGCGCCGCAGGCAGGCGGCTCACCGCCGTCGTCGCCCGCGACCCCCGCATCTCGGGGCACTTCCTCTCGGCCGCGGTCGAGGCGGGCCTGGCCTCCTCCGGCGTCGACGTGCTCGATGCCGGCACCATCCCGACGCCCGCAGCCGCGTTCCTCGTGGCCGACGTCGACGCCGACTTCGGCGTGATGATCTCGGCCTCGCACAACCCGGCGCCCGACAACGGCATCAAGATCTTCGCCCGGGGCGGCGTCAAGCTCCCCGACGTGGTCGAGCAGCGCATCGAAGCGGCGCTCGACCGGCCCAAGCTCCAGCCCACCGGCGGCGACGTGGGACGCATCCGCCGTTTCGCGGATGCCGAAGACCGGTACGTCGTGCACCTGCTGGGCTCCCTGCCCCACCGTCTCGACGGGCTGCATGTGGTGCTCGACTGCGCGAACGGCGCAGCATCCGGCGTCTCGCCGGAGACGTTCAAGGACGCCGGGGCCAAGGTCACCGTCATCGGCGCCGACCCGGACGGACTCAACATCAACGACGGCGTCGGCTCGACGCACCTCGACACGCTCGCGGCCACGGTCGTGGCGGTCGGGGCCGACCTCGGCATCGCCCACGACGGCGACGCCGACCGCTGCCTCGCGGTGGATGCGTCCGGCACCGTCGTCGACGGCGACCAGATCATGGCCATCCTCGCGATCGCGATGAAGTCGCGCGGAGAGCTCGTCGACGACACGCTCGTCGCGACTGTGATGAGCAACCTCGGCCTGCACAGGGCGATGGATGCTGCCGGCATCCGCCTGCTGCAGACCGCCGTCGGCGACCGGTACGTGCTCGAGGCGATGAACGAGGGCGGCTACTCGCTCGGCGGTGAGCAGTCGGGCCACGTCATCATGTCACGCTTCGCCACCACAGGCGACGGCGTGCTCACCGGACTGCACCTGGCCGCAGAGATGGCCCGCCGGCGCAAGACGCTGGCCGAGCTCGCGTCGGTCATGACCGTGTATCCGCAGGTGCTCCTGAACGTGCCCGATGTCGACCGCGACCGCGCGTCGACCGATGAGGGTGTGCTCGCGGCCGTGGCTGCGGCCGAGGCCGCCCTCGGCGACTCCGGTCGGGTGCTGCTGCGCCCCTCGGGCACCGAGCCGGTCGTGCGCGTGATGGTCGAGGCGGTGTCGTCCGCGGAGGCGCAGCGTGTCGCCGACGAACTCGCCGCCGTCGTGCGGGAGCGCCTCGCGCTGTAG